The following proteins come from a genomic window of Eulemur rufifrons isolate Redbay chromosome 24, OSU_ERuf_1, whole genome shotgun sequence:
- the MAP3K10 gene encoding mitogen-activated protein kinase kinase kinase 10, whose amino-acid sequence MEEEEEGAAAKEWGTTPTGPVWTAVFDYEAAGDEELTLRRGDRVQVLSQDCAVSGDEGWWTGQLPSGRVGVFPSNYVAPSTPAAPVGLQLPQEIPFHELQLEEIIGVGGFGKVYRGLWRGEEVAVKAARLDPERDPAVTAEQVCQEARLFGALQHPNIIALRGACLTPPHLCLVMEYARGGALSRVLAGRRVPPHVLVNWAVQVARGMNYLHNDAPVPIIHRDLKSINILILEAIENHNLADTVLKITDFGLAREWHKTTKMSAAGTYAWMAPEVIRLSLFSKSSDVWSFGVLLWELLTGEVPYREIDALAVAYGVAMNKLTLPIPSTCPEPFARLLEECWDPDPHGRPDFGSILKQLEVIEQSALFQMPLESFHSLQEDWKLEIQHMFDDLRTKEKELRSREEELLRAAQEQRFQEEQLRRREQELAEREMDIVERELYLLMCQLSQEKPRVRKRKGNFKRSRLLKLREGGSHISLPSGFEHKITVQASPTLDKRKGSDGASPPASPSIIPRLRAIRLTPVDCGGSGSSGSSSGGSGTWGRSAPPKKEELVGGKKKGRTWGPSSTLHKERAGGEERLKTLGEGSKQWSSSAPNLGKSPKHTPMAPGFASLNEMEEFAEADGGNSMPPSPYTTPSYLTVPLPTEPSPGARAPWEPAPAAPHARPGHSARRRCDLALLGCATLLGAVGLGADVAEARAADCEEQRRWLDGLFPRAGRFPRGLSPPARNPGRRDDAVPGPGLAPSVTLVSLSSVSDCNSTRSLLRSDSDEAAPAAPSPPPSPPPPASLPSPSANPLVDLELESFKKDPRQSLTPTHVTATRSVSRGHRRTPSDGALGQRGPPEPTGHGSGPRDPMDFPRLPDPQALFPARRRPPNFPGRPTTLTFAPRPRPAASRPRLDPWKLVSFGRTLSISPPSGPDTPESPGPRSMQPTLLDMDMEGQSQDSTVPLCGVHGPH is encoded by the exons atggaggaggaggaggagggggcggcggcCAAGGAGTGGGGCACGACCCCCACGGGGCCCGTCTGGACCGCAGTGTTCGACTACGAGGCGGCGGGCGACGAGGAGCTGACCCTGCGGAGGGGTGACCGCGTCCAGGTGCTTTCCCAGGACTGTGCTGTGTCCGGCGACGAGGGCTGGTGGACCGGGCAGCTGCCCAGCGGCCGCGTGGGCGTCTTCCCCAGCAACTACGTGGCCCCCAGCACCCCTGCCGCACCCGTGGGCCTCCAGCTGCCTCAAGAGATCCCCTTCCACGAGCTGCAGCTAGAGGAGATCATCGGTGTGGGGGGCTTTGGCAAGGTCTATCGGGGCCTGTGGCGTGGCGAGGAGGTGGCGGTCAAAGCCGCCCGCCTGGACCCTGAGCGGGACCCGGCAGTAACAGCGGAGCAGGTGTGCCAGGAGGCCCGGCTCTTTGGAGCCCTTCAGCACCCCAACATCATTGCTCTTAGGGGCGCCTGCCTCACCCCGCCACACCTCTGCCTGGTGATGGAGTATGCCCGCGGGGGCGCACTGAGCAGGGTGCTGGCAGGACGCCGGGTGCCCCCTCACGTGCTGGTCAACTGGGCTGTGCAGGTGGCCCGGGGCATGAACTACCTACACAATGATGCCCCTGTGCCCATCATCCACCGGGACCTCAAGTCCATCAACA TCCTTATTCTGGAGGCCATCGAGAACCACAACCTTGCAGACACGGTGCTCAAGATCACAGACTTTGGCCTCGCCCGAGAGTGGCACAAGACCACCAAGATGAGCGCCGCGGGGACCTACGCCTGGATGGCACCAGAGGTTATCcgtctctccctcttctccaaaAGCAGTGATGTCTGGAG CTTCGGGGTACTGCTCTGGGAGCTGCTGACGGGTGAGGTCCCCTACCGCGAAATCGACGCCTTGGCCGTGGCATATGGCGTGGCTATGAACAAGCTGACGCTGCCCATCCCCTCCACGTGCCCCGAGCCCTTTGCCCGCCTACTGGAGG AATGCTGGGACCCAGACCCCCACGGGCGGCCAGATTTCGGCAGCATTTTGAAGCAGCTTGAAGTCATTGAACAGTCAGCCCTGTTCCAAATGCCGCTGGAGTCTTTCCATTCACTGCAGGAAGACTGGAAGCTGGAGATTCAGCACATGTTTGATGACCTTCGGACCAAGGAGAAG GAGCTGCGGAGCcgggaggaggagctgctgcGGGCGGCGCAGGAGCAGCGCTTCCAGGAGGAGCAGCTCCGGCGGCGGGAGCAGGAGCTGGCGGAGCGCGAGATGGACATCGTAGAACGGGAGCTGTACCTGCTCATGTGCCAGCTGAGCCAGGAGAAGCCCAGGGTCCGCAAACGCAAGGGCAACTTCAAGCGCAGCCGCCTGCTCAAGCTGCGCGAAGGCGGCAGCCACATCAGCCTGCCCTCGG GCTTCGAGCATAAGATCACGGTCCAGGCCTCTCCAACTCTGGACAAGCGGAAAGGATCCGATGGGGCCAGCCCCCCTGCAAGCCCCAGCATCATCCCCCGGCTGAGGGCCATCCGCC TGACTCCTGTGGACTGTGGCGGCAGTGGCAGTAGTGGCAGCAGCAGCGGTGGCAGTGGGACGTGGGGCCGCAGTGCACCCCCGAAGAAGGAAGAGCTGGTTGGGGGCAAGAAGAAAGGCCGGACGTGGGGGCCCAGCTCCACCCTGCACAAGGAGCGGGCTGGAGGCGAGGAGAG GCTGAAGACCCTCGGGGAAGGAAGCAAACAATGGTCATCAAGCGCCCCCAACCTGGGCAAgtcccccaaacacacacccaTGGCCCCTGGCTTTGCCAGCCTCAATGAGATGG AGGAGTTCGCGGAGGCGGACGGCGGCAACAGCATGCCCCCCTCCCCCTACACGACCCCGTCCTACCTCACGGTGCCACTGCCCACCGAGCCCTCCCCGGGGGCGCGGGCGCCCTGGGAGCCGGCGCCAGCCGCGCCCCACGCCCGGCCGGGACACAGCGCCCGGAGGCGCTGCGACCTCGCGCTGCTGGGCTGCGCCACGCTGCTGGGCGCCGTGGGCCTGGGCGCCGACGTGGCCGAGGCGCGCGCGGCGGACTGCGAGGAGCAGCGGCGCTGGCTGGACGGCCTCTTCCCCCGCGCCGGCCGCTTCCCGCGGGGCCTGAGCCCGCCGGCGCGCAACCCCGGCCGCCGCGACGACGCGGTCCCCGGCCCGGGCCTGGCGCCCTCGGTCACCCTCGTGTCGCTGTCGTCCGTGTCCGACTGCAACTCCACGCGTTCACTGCTGCGCTCCGACAGCGACGAGGCCGCGCCGGCCGCGCCCTCCCcaccgccctccccgcccccgcccgcgtCTTTGCCCTCGCCCAGCGCCAACCCCCTGGTGGACCTGGAGCTGGAGAGCTTCAAGAAGGACCCCCGCCAGTCGCTCACGCCCACCCACGTCACCGCCACCCGTTCAGTGAGCCGTGGGCACCGGCGGACGCCGTCGGATGGGGCGCTGGGGCAGCGGGGACCGCCCGAGCCCACGGGCCACGGGTCTG GCCCTCGAGACCCCATGGACTTCCCCCGCCTGCCCGACCCCCAGGCCCTGTTCCCAGCCCGCCGCCGGCCCCCCAACTTCCCAGGCCGCCCCACCACCCTGACCTTCGCCCCGAGACCCCGGCCGGCTGCCAGTCGCCCTCGCTTGGACCCCTGGAAACTGGTCTCGTTTGGCCGGACGCTCAGCATCTCGCCTCCCAGCGGGCCCGACACTCCCGAGAGCCCTGGGCCCCGCAGCATGCAGCCCACGCTGCTCGACATGGACAtggaggggcagagccaggacagcACAGTGCCCCTGTGTGGGGTCCACGGCCCCCACTGA
- the TTC9B gene encoding tetratricopeptide repeat protein 9B codes for MQRGALSPVLMLSAAPEPPPRPPPALSPPGPGPSPRHGSARPGPAPEPSGGLGAALDSSLRAAVAFKAEGQRCYREKKFREAIGKYHRALLQLKAAQGARPGGLPAPAPGPTSSPGPARLSEEQRRLVESTEVECYDSLTACLLQSELVNYERVREYCLKVLEKQQGNFKATYRAGIAFYHLGDYARALRYLQEARSREPTDTNVLRYIQLTQLKMNRCSLQREDSGAGAGAGAGAGARDVVG; via the exons ATGCAGCGCGGCGCGCTGTCCCCGGTGCTAATGCTCAGCGCTGCCCCGGAGCCTCCGCCGCGCCCGCCTCCCGCCCTCTCCCCGCCGGGCCCGGGCCCGAGTCCCCGCCATGGCTCAGCTCGTCCGGGTCCCGCTCCAGAGCCGTCGGGGGGCCTGGGTGCGGCACTCGACAGCAGCCTGCGGGCTGCCGTGGCGTTCAAGGCGGAGGGCCAGCGCTGCTACCGGGAGAAGAAGTTCCGGGAAGCCATCGGCAAGTACCATCGGGCGCTGCTGCAGCTGAAGGCGGCGCAGGGGGCCCGCCCTGGCGGcctgcccgcccccgcccccgggcccACCAGCAGCCCTGGGCCGGCGCGCCTCAGCGAGGAGCAGCGGCGCCTGGTGGAGAGCACGGAGGTGGAATGTTACGACTCCCTCACGG CTTGCCTGCTGCAGTCCGAGCTGGTGAACTATGAACGCGTGCGCGAGTACTGCCTCAAGGTGCTGGAGAAGCAGCAGGGCAACTTCAAGGCCACCTACCGCGCTGGAATTGCCTTCTACCATCTGGGCGACTACGCACGCGCGCTGCGCTACCTGCAGGAGGCCCGCAGCCGGGAGCCCACAG ACACCAATGTCCTCCGCTACATACAGCTGACTCAGCTGAAGATGAACCGTTGCAGCCTTCAGCGGGAAGACAGTGGCgccggggctggggccggggccggggctggaGCCCGGGATGTGGTTGGCTGA